The genomic stretch ATCCCCCGCCCTCTTTTTATTCTTGCGGGCACCTGCCATTGTTGTCATCCTTAGTTTTAAGTATCCTTATATTAGGGTAAATTAAACGTAATCTTCTATGGTTTCACTCATTGTCATATAACCGCCATAACATTACAAAATATCTATttcattcccttaggttcagtGTAAACTTTACAAAAAATAACCTCTCTAACATCACtatttcaaatactaataatgtCCTTATTTAAATGATAAAGTGAATAAATGTTTAATCACCTTGGATAAAATCGCAAGGAAATTATGTGGATAAATGTAAAAAATACAATGAGGTAAAATGCGTATTTATTTAAATCATAGAgggttaattggattttatGATTCCATCACACAAGTTTTTGGGAGCGCATTTAGTTGAAACACCTAACCAATGGTGCATTCCTTCCATTTTCtactttacataaaattacaTGAAGGTTATATAACTATTATGAAACTTTAGAGGTGTTATGTGGCATTGAAGAAAATTATAGGGGGATTATATgtaatttattcttttttacATGAATTGCTTTTTCGACAAAATGATATAGAactttgggggggggggggtggtcaAATGACGTTGTAATCAATAGAGAGAAATTTGAGAAGAAATATGAGGGTCCAAATGTTATGTATTAGAAACTAGCTTCCTGAATTTCAAAAATGAAAGTTAATTAGAGATCCTCTCTTCAtattctttatatatatatatatatatatatatatatatatatatattttaactCAATAGAACTTAAAATTTGCTAGCGCCATACGTTGATCAGACAAATTGCAAAACCAATCATTCTTGATTGCCCACATGTTGCTAAACCTTATCTTCAGCATTCGTTCTCGATTGCCTGCCTAATTTACCTAAAATTTGTCACCTTTAGAAGTGAAATTCTagtttattagtttgattttaacCTTTTACTATTGACCATTACTTTTATTGAAAAAACTAATAATGAAATTTTAACCTAAATCATGAGGAAGTCATatataggtttttttttttaaccataTGAGAGTTATTTGATAAAGTACCAAATCACAGGGGATAAAATGTAATTTACTTAACTTAATATTAGCTAGCCCTTGCAATGGTAAAGCAAATGGATATGTGATCAACGTATCCAACATTCGCATGATAAAGAGTCGCATAATAAACTTGGTGTATACCCAACATTCGCTACATTTACCAGACAAACCATATTAATTGGATTTACATATACAAGCAGACATCAGGATAAATTGGGTTTACATATTATCTCTgaccaaaattttaaaattgatcGTTTGCTAAATAAAGATTAAGACACAAAAAGATAGAGAGTTATACTATACATCAAGCATTATACACAATACATACAATAAATAAGAAGGTAGGACACAGAAGATGATGAACCTCTCTTACGGTCGAAGGGGAAAAAATttactaataaaaaataaaaaacaaaagcaGTGTTGTCCACAACAAGGAGGGTGCAAACCAGAGAAAGGGGAGCCACGgcggctgctgctgctgctaggAATGATtatgttttcttcttctcccaTAGCTGGCGCACTGTCCATTCTCCATCATCTGTATAGCAACCAATGACAATTTCAGGAATGCGTGCAATTCTTGTGTAATCTTCACTTTCTTCCTTCTGATTCTCTACCTTTTCTATCATTTCAGAACTCATCTCATACAAAGACAGCTCTTGAAGATGGCTCAAGTGCTGAATACCCAAAGGTAACTCATCTAGTAATGGAAGTTGTTCCAGAATGAGTTCATGGAGACGTGGTAATGCACCctcctccactctcatccatctcAACCCTTCCATTCTCTTTAAGTGCATCCACTTCAGATTTAGGAACCCTCCAGCCTTGAAACACAACCCTTCTCCCTGGTAAGATCCGCAGAAATTAATTCTACCCAAATTGGGCAAATGTTGGAGGGATTCAAGCGGATCCTCCTCGACCCTTAACCTACTCCAATTCATATCTATTCTTACCAAGCCGTGAAGATGAGCTACCCATTGTGGCATCTTTTCTAAGGGGCCGTACATAATCAGCAGACGAAGAGATTGAAGaaacgaagaagaagaagaaagagaagggtGATTTAGATCGATTATCTCATGATCATCATCTTTACCAATTGAATCAACGCTTAATTCCCGAAGACTGGTGAGATTGGCAAGGGAGGAGCAGAGCTCTTTTCCATCTTCTCTTCTTAACTTTGTAATACCTAATTCTCTTAATTGGGTCAACTTTCCTATCTCCTTGATTATTGTGGATCCACTACTTGCATCTATGCTGTCTAATACTTCTAAGGCAAGAAGCCCTCCCATATTTGAGGGAGCTTTAAATCCATGATATCCATAATCATCATCGGAAGAATCAACTTGTTGATATACTCTGAGAACCCGAAGTTTTTGCAGCTTCAGGATTTCCACAGGTAGTTCCCTAACTCTGGTGTTACCCAAATCCAGAAACTCCAAATGTTGAAGCTTTCCAATGGCTTTCGGGACTCTCTCCACTCTTGTATCGCATAGGTCCAGATGCTTGAGATGAAACATCTTGAAAATCTCATTTGGTATTTCCTCTTGTGTCTCTTgaccatccaaatccaaaacctTTAACAGCTtactactccttgaaatttcaGATAACAACGTTTTGGATAGTAGCGGGTCGGTGGATCCAACTGTAACGAACGACCGAAGGTGGTCAAAGCAATAAATTCGTCTTTGGTGGTGGTGCTGGGTGTTGTTACTGCTACTACTACTATGGACTGCTAGACGGCGTACCTTCTCGGACGGCCACGTCATTGGTTGTCCAGTAGTGGCTGTGACCATGTTTTGTTCCCTTGACTTGAGAAGAATAACTTCTCTCAATAGGTCATGGATTCGACATCTTTGGGGTATTCCTTCATAAAACACCTTAGACACTTGAATTAGACTTCTATTGACGAGTTCACTGAGATAATTCCAGGCTACATCTTCAATACTCATTCCTTCTCTCCCTTCTACAAACCTTTCAGCAATCCACAAATTAACTAGTCTATAGCAGTCTATTTTGTGATCCTCTGGGTAGATGCTTGTGTACAACAGACATGCCTTTAGATGCCAAGGCAAATCATTATAACTAAGAAAAAGTATCCTTTTAACTCTGTCTAACTTACCAGTGCCTTCTAATTCACCCCCAAGACTGCGTCGAACCATCTCCCATTCCTCTGTTCTGTTTACATCTTTCAAAGCCAAAAGCCCACTGATTGCAAGAATCGCAAGGGGCAAGCCCTCACATTTACCCAGTATAACTTTGGCAACATCCATCAAATGGCCAGGGCAACTATTTCCCTTAAAGATCTTGTTACAAAACAGGATCCACGAATCTTCAAAGGACAGTGGCTCCATTCTGTAGATATAACCTAGAGATTCTGTACAAGAGGCAGAGGCTACATCAGCTTTCCGAGTTGTTAGCATGACACGGTTGCCGTGGCTACTCTCGGGCAGCGCAAACTTGATGGTATTCCAAAATTCCACGTCCCATACATCATCAAAAACAATCGCATACCTTTCAGCTTGTTGAAGaaaatatttgataatttctttCAGCTCGGTGGTAGTCATGGAGTCGATCAATTGTGGGACTGGTTTCTTCCCGTCCTTGTGTAACTGCAGAATCAAGTCTTTCAGGAGGTACTGAAAGTCACATGTTTGAGAGACAGTTACCCAAGCACGGACTGGGAAATGCCTTCTGACTTCAGGATCCTCATGGACTTTTTTCACTAGGGTAGTTTTGCCAAGTCCTCCCATACCAACCACTGAAACAACTTTTAGTTGGTAATCATCCCCTTGGAGGAGCTGAGAAATTAGATGTTTCTTGGGCTGGTCAATGCCAACTAATTTAGCTTCTTCCACAAGCAGCGCATCATCTCTGCTATAGCGCCATGTTGTGTTGTTCACAGCAGAAAGTGAGTTGGACGCTTGGGCAGAGATACCATATTCAGATTGGTATCTTTGATGAGCTTCGGAAATACTTTTTATTCTGGACTTGATGCCTTGTATTTCGCTAGCAACTCGATGACGAGCTCTCAAATTCTTGATGGAGCTGAAAATTCTCCGAACAGAGCCGTAGAATCCTGTTGCGGGATGCCGAGCAAAGCGAGCTACAAATTCATCAAGAATGTCTTCAGTGTCATAAGCAGCATCTCGCACTTGCTTGATCCATTGTTGGAGAGTGGGTTGAGcat from Coffea eugenioides isolate CCC68of chromosome 8, Ceug_1.0, whole genome shotgun sequence encodes the following:
- the LOC113779422 gene encoding disease resistance protein RPM1-like, with amino-acid sequence MAETVLSFVLRQLSTFLREEGRLLGGLQQEVQFIMDELEQMRAFLREAEAKEEDAQPTLQQWIKQVRDAAYDTEDILDEFVARFARHPATGFYGSVRRIFSSIKNLRARHRVASEIQGIKSRIKSISEAHQRYQSEYGISAQASNSLSAVNNTTWRYSRDDALLVEEAKLVGIDQPKKHLISQLLQGDDYQLKVVSVVGMGGLGKTTLVKKVHEDPEVRRHFPVRAWVTVSQTCDFQYLLKDLILQLHKDGKKPVPQLIDSMTTTELKEIIKYFLQQAERYAIVFDDVWDVEFWNTIKFALPESSHGNRVMLTTRKADVASASCTESLGYIYRMEPLSFEDSWILFCNKIFKGNSCPGHLMDVAKVILGKCEGLPLAILAISGLLALKDVNRTEEWEMVRRSLGGELEGTGKLDRVKRILFLSYNDLPWHLKACLLYTSIYPEDHKIDCYRLVNLWIAERFVEGREGMSIEDVAWNYLSELVNRSLIQVSKVFYEGIPQRCRIHDLLREVILLKSREQNMVTATTGQPMTWPSEKVRRLAVHSSSSSNNTQHHHQRRIYCFDHLRSFVTVGSTDPLLSKTLLSEISRSSKLLKVLDLDGQETQEEIPNEIFKMFHLKHLDLCDTRVERVPKAIGKLQHLEFLDLGNTRVRELPVEILKLQKLRVLRVYQQVDSSDDDYGYHGFKAPSNMGGLLALEVLDSIDASSGSTIIKEIGKLTQLRELGITKLRREDGKELCSSLANLTSLRELSVDSIGKDDDHEIIDLNHPSLSSSSSFLQSLRLLIMYGPLEKMPQWVAHLHGLVRIDMNWSRLRVEEDPLESLQHLPNLGRINFCGSYQGEGLCFKAGGFLNLKWMHLKRMEGLRWMRVEEGALPRLHELILEQLPLLDELPLGIQHLSHLQELSLYEMSSEMIEKVENQKEESEDYTRIARIPEIVIGCYTDDGEWTVRQLWEKKKT